A genomic stretch from Mastacembelus armatus chromosome 7, fMasArm1.2, whole genome shotgun sequence includes:
- the rassf11 gene encoding ras association domain-containing protein 8, whose amino-acid sequence MEVKVSVDGVPRVVCGITEQTTCQEVVIALAQAMSQPGRYTLREKFKDFERCMTPNERLLETLEKYGEQGKEVQLTLIHNGPSEPDEMSRTKVGRYQPCPALRRKDAGARILRGSGSLSLHRQSLPPLPCLGQEAEQQKEELKRPKRKSLTLMEEAWEWLESLGKGKVYSTACDKESSKRSNKKNRNSLDVSLSIDKDNSPRGSRSKVKGQKGLKSDLDHQTSCCMGSQMRGKESKHFKKNQEAKSDELFSSSCVPTEDEKNSLRETIICQLSCLQDLQVQIAQIDKQIFELEEKQKAKKAEQEAQQRTVEKEMKQIKFWENELKAEEGYEKDLQCQFLEMREKAVECKAKLEDYKCKMQRFHFFGTQNIVQENSKVVSEVGANSATESSAVSTKDPNQQQSDPDENTNVNRKLVPREDFKPPHALVPPNQIKERRPTGPTELREWWTRWSEAQSAQSQNKKKAIHRSELTIYLGSTKT is encoded by the exons ATGGAAGTGAAGGTGTCTGTGGACGGCGTCCCACGCGTTGTGTGTGGAATTACTGAACAAACAACATGTCAAGAAGTGGTTATAGCATTGGCTCAAGCCATGA GTCAGCCAGGACGCTACACATTAAGAGAGAAATTCAAAGACTTTGAGCGGTGCATGACACCCAATGAACGCCTTCTGGAGACTCTTGAGAAATATGGTGAGCAGGGCAAGGAGGTCCAGCTCACACTGATCCACAATGGTCCCTCTGAACCAGATGAAATGAGCAGAACAAAAGTTGGCAGATATCAGCCCTGTCCAGCACTGAGAAGAAAAGACGCAGGTGCAAGAATATTGCGAGGCAGCGGTTCACTAAGTTTGCATCGCCAAAGCTTACCACCTTTGCCCTGTCTGGGACAAGAAGCAGAGCAGCAAAAAGAAGAGTTGAAAAGGCCTAAAAGAAAGTCTCTGACTCTCATGGAGGAGGCCTGGGAATGGCTGGAGAGTCTGGGGAAAGGCAAAGTCTACAGTACTGCCTGTGATAAGGAAAGCAGTAAGAGGAGCAATAAAAAGAACCGTAACTCTTTGGATGTTTCTCTCAGTATTGACAAAGACAACTCACCTCGGGGTAGTAGAAGCAAAGTGAAAGGTCAGAAAGGTTTAAAGTCAGACTTGGACCATCAAACATCATGTTGCATGGGAAGTCAGATGAGgggaaaagaaagcaaacactTCAAGAAAAATCAAGAGGCAAAATCTGATGAACTGTTCAGTTCAAGTTGTGTCCCAACTGAGGATGAGAAAAACAGTCTAAGGGAAACTATAATATGTCAGCTCAGTTGTCTGCAGGATTTACAGGTCCAAATAGCACAGATAGACAAACAGATCTTTGAGcttgaggaaaaacagaaggcTAAAAAAGCTGAGCAGGAAGCTCAGCAGAGAACAGTTGAAAAGGAGATGAAGCAAATCAAGTTCTGGGAAAATGAATTAAAGGCTGAGGAAGGTTATGAGAAAGACTTGCAATGCCAGTTCCTTGAGATGAGGGAGAAGGCTGTGGAGTGCAAGGCAAAACTGGAAGACTACAAGTGCAAGATGCAgcgttttcatttttttggtaCTCAAAACATTGTTCAGGAGAATTCAAAAGTGGTTTCAGAAGTTGGTGCAAATTCTGCCACTGAGAGTTCAGCTGTTTCAACTAAGGACCCAAATCAGCAACAATCTGACCCAGATGAGAACACTAATGTTAACAGGAAGCTCGTGCCCAGAGAAGACTTTAAGCCTCCTCATGCTCTAGTTCCTCCCAACCAGATAAAGGAGCGGCGACCCACAGGCCCCACTGAGCTGAGGGAGTGGTGGACCCGCTGGTCTGAAGCCCAAAGTGCTCAATCACAGAATAAAAAGAAGGCAATTCATCGCTCTGAACTAACCATATATCTGGGCAGTACCAAGACTTAG